In Rhopalosiphum padi isolate XX-2018 chromosome 3, ASM2088224v1, whole genome shotgun sequence, the genomic stretch ATGTTGTATAGTAACGACGTATAGACgttgtatagacgtatagtaatGATTGTTAAGCAATTGAATCTTGTgaacattttactattataagaatttaagagtagcaatgaatgtattgattttacaatgatgtgatttttttttgtgtctgtcatcgcCTTTTAGTGTTAAAACCGTTCAATCTTCAACTTTAATATCTTTTTTGGTAGGAAATTAAATCTAGATGGTATTTTGGGGTTGAAAGTAAAacattccaattttttttgattactgataaaataaaaataaaaatataaaaaacataatatttttacataaaaccgTAAATCgcttttttaatatgttttcattaaaaaacgaataaccgtagataaattttaaccaaatgtttatatttgaattctCTATACttggaataatttaaaaatattttgactctttttatACTCTATTTATACTCGTatcaaaaagcttaaaaatgtagTACAAGGTTCTTTATAAGTTTCTAATATCGATCTATGTAAAAAGCgtttgaagttagaatttttaaatttgctaaTTATACTATagctaaaaatgtttaaaatatttattatttatacctaggtttaaaaataaaatataaggtttcatatatatattatgcttaatagAAGTATGGAATAAATTGAGagtaattctataaatattttttatgggcatctgataattaaattttaataaattttaatattctcttATAAAATTAGGATATTTCACAATACGatgttagttaaatataattaaaaaagtattgatCGTAGAAACTTAGTATATTCCattgttgattaatattttctttgctcaataaaatgttcaaaatatttaggataattttaagctattgataggcatttttaatttttatttttttttataaaagtatttataaaaatatttagactcagtcaaaattcttgaaaattaattaaaaatttccatATAAACTTTTCTTTtagaaaatcaattatttaaaaaaaagctatacacaatttaattttcctaagtgtttaaagtttaaactatttaaagctcaaatgttgacaaaataagTACGTCAAAatcactaattttaaaaattattttctaattaaaaatgtaggatacgattttcgatttttatagctaagactTATTAAACAGTTTCTATTACACATTTCTTACTGAAACCTAAAActctaaaaaaatacacaagtaCAATTTTGATTGATAAacgttttaaattcaaattttgacgaaattggaTATTACACAAAGGATAACGATTATAGTAATTTTGTTGTATTCAATTCAAAAATAGTGTTTATagggacttgaaacttttaattatattattatattttattataaatcatttttaaaacatttaaattaaattaaggtatttattatttatactgtactattctagtaaaataaattactataataaaataatctccaCTTAGAATCGTTTTACTTTAAAGCGTGCAATGAtggatttatcattgaattaaaatttaacacattcattaaaGTATTTCCTTAATTATGAGGTACCCTTGATTCTACTGTATAGCAGAGTGGTTACTTATTTtccctttttttatattattaaaggagtttaattttatattcttgaaaaaatatattatataaacatattacaaaACCACTTATAAGTGATTATTTAATCatgtaaattaaaactaattgatTACTTAAcgttattaaaagaaattattgtataattgtacaataatacacTACTTATATTATCGTACTATATGTATTAATCATAAGTTTCAAGTTGATAATTTTGCTTTTCATCGATTTTCCAAAAAGAAATAATGACGAaatacttagttttttttttatgaactatttcataattaaaccAATATATGTTATGatctaaacataatatgtcatatacaaaataaaattctcCATCCACCCaaccataaaaatatagtttttgtcTGTCAGTGACGTATAATTttcctttaattaattttttctggcCCATTTTTGCCATGTTTTCATATTGTGCGTGGTTGATTTATGGTctacataaacattttacacTAACTACTAATTAGGTGTATTATTGAGCTTTAAGAATAAAGCAGTAAATCTAGAACATTTTGTTCATTGTTTCAACGTTTAAGTTTGAATTAAGAGTGTTTGATTAGGTATAAACTATAGCGCTTTTATGTTATCACGAAAGCAGGTTGATTATAATGTTTGTCTTGTTTTAGTAGTATAGTATGGATGGTAAAAAAGAATCCTTAAATAAAAGAATCAAATATGTACAGATTGTTTTTAATGTGGTTTATACTAAAAAGTTAGTCGAAAGAGATTTTTTGAATGTAATAGGAACTTTATAAGGATAATGTGTGTATTTTCAGTTTAGTTTGTCCGCTTTTATTTCAAATAGAGAGCAAAGGCACACTTcactttatgaattattttttgtgttagtAATATCTGATAAAAGTTGTTAAAACTGTTCAATGGtataaataattggttttgaCTTACTGAAatggtttaatataaaaatcaatggtTTTAATATCCGTACTtgagtttaaaaaatacatgcGATGCACAATCGTTTGattaaaaacatgaaaacaaAATTTCCTTGTAGTtaatgagtaatttttttttttaattggtaaatattaactattaatgatctattttgtttcataaaggtaaatattatagtataatacactatacagtattaaTTTGAGTAGTcacaaactttatttttactcataaaaatataattatgtgatCATGATGAAAAAGTCATACAACTTTTTAAAtcaaccataataattgtacgatacttaattaaaaagaaagctttattaaaaaaaaatatatatatatcggatTATAAACGAATATGAATAGAAAATAATGTTTGATTAAACGTTATAGATTTTAAgcctattaaacatttttgatattcaattaataatgagttataaattaataaactacgttttaaattattaatgttatacattttaactttttttatatctgtTTGTAGCTGACCCTGAATCTATCAGTGTTGGAACATTGATTGAACCCAGTGATCTTTCGGCGCACAATTACATCGATCCTTCATCTGATTTTTATGATGACAAAAATAGCGATCCAAAATTTGGTATTATGAAAAAGTTAACATCTGGTGCAATCGTGGGTCCAGTGGATGAAGGAAATAAAATACGTCTGGTGTGTCGTGCAGGCCGTGCCAGACCTGTGCCCCAAGTTACATGGTGGCAACATAGTCGTGGTCCAATTTATGATAGTgatttaggtaatatattttaatccaaCTCAAGAAAAAATCCATTCATTTGACAAAGATGCCTTTTCATTTATTCCGGTGttgtataattaagtataaattcttGTAATTTCCAGTTGATTACCAATACCGAAAAGTGGATTCCGATATGTCCGATGATGTTTTCTCGTACTCGGGATTATGGGTTGCACAAAGCGTTCTCACCGTTGTCGGAAAAAGGGGTGCAAACGGTAGATATGAATGTCGAGTAAAAACAGCGACTGATTCTTCACCAATTCTGACATCTAATGTCGAAGTCACTGTTAATGGTaaggaaattatatttaaaataaagtgtaaaatcattaggtataacgtatatatgataatattataatttaattttctctaGACGACgatattacatattttcttCATACATTTTTCAGTAAGTCCATACTCAGTTGAAATGTCCACTTCATCATCAGGTGCCACTGTAACTACGGTTTCTAAAGTTGACGATCGTAGTAAGTCTCAAAATAGCGAAAATGATAGAAATTCCGGAGAAGTAGTTTACGCTGAAACTACAGAGGGCCAACCGTTAGTAATTCGGTGTGCGGCCCGTGGAGCCCGTCCTCAAGCAAACGTgacatggtattattattataaggatCAAGAAAATGACGACGACAATGATTACGGAAGTGGAATAAGAAATGAACAAAATGTTCATGCGCCTACCGTTCAATCGTCGAAGCACGGCGCACCCGTTATGTTAGGAAACAGTCAGCAAAACGGTGGTTCTACAGCTAGGTCTCCCAGCGATTATTTGATATCGGAACAGCGACGTATGGAAGGTGGAGCAGAAATTATAGGTCCCGTAGAAATAGCACAGCATACTGAATATCAAGTAAGAAACaagtaaaaattagaaaaaataaaaacgtaataattagtataacttttattttatattttcttcaatatttcaatgtaaTCATTAAAAGCTACAATTATAAGAATACGTATGGGGGGTATTTTCTCTATAGGCTGATGGCACCCGAGATACGCACAGCCAATTATCAATGTCACAACTTCATCGCCAACAAGACGGTTCCATACTGCGGTGTGACGCATTCAATAATGTCGGTTCATCACCGAATCAACCTCTCACTGTAAACATGACAATCCGAGTAAAATGTAAGTAAATCTAACAGAACTATGTTCGATTCTGTCGTTTCAGAAAacgtttaacaatttaaattctgtTTCCAGATGTACCGACTGCTTGGGTAGTGCCTATTACTGATGGAGAAAATTCTGGTGCGATTGTAGAGGACGAAATAAAAAACGATATAGGTCAACAACGTAAGGGAGGAGTtgataatagcaataatataaatcCAATAATAATTGATGCATCCAAAGATACTTACGACGGATCACACTATCAATCAATTCTATATACTGTAGTGGTTAATGAAACTAAGGAATTAAGGCTGCACTGTGCATACCACGCCAATCCAGATAAACTCCGAACTCCTGttaaatggtaaatatttatttttttacaatctaACATCCCACGAagagtaaaaataaagtttgctaatagtttaactaaattatggtactttttttataggtatcGAGATGGCATTGAGTTACAATTAGTTGATGAAGAAGAACCAGCTTCATCAAGTCACGGAACATCAGCATCGTCATATGCAGCAACACCAGCTACAGGCACTGGTACGCTATCAGGATCGTCAAACGGTGCTAATAATAGATTTCGCACAAACCCTATGGGAAATACTGCAAAATATGCTCGAGTTAAAGGATTGGCCAATGGAAATGGAGGAATTCATGGAGATGGTAATGGTGAAGACGCAACTGTACTAGTGGTTAGAAAGTTAACACGTTTCGACTCGGGCCGTTATGAATGTCGAGTAAGAAATTCAGTTGGGGCAGCCAATTCTACAAATTTTGCAAACGTTCGTGTTCAATGTAcgtataacagtataacataaaatatttacttttgagtttttcaaatttaataaatattgtaatgttttaatttgttatattcattgCAGATACACCTAAGGTGAAATTACACGTTATCCTAGACGATTCACTCGACGACAATCAAACTTCATCAACAGCGAGTAGcaatatcaacaataatatgGTTGGATCAAATCCAGTTGTATTAGAATCTGAACATCGCAACGTCACACTTCGATGTGCTGTACAATTAGAAGAAGATCAGCAAAATATTGAAGACACGAATAGCGATCCGTCTTTGAATTTAACCTCTGTCCATTGGTATTGGAACGGTGTACAAATGCAGTTACCAAATTGCACTAGAGCACCGGATAGTAGTGATATTTTTGTAGACGAAGAAGACGGAGACAACGATTTTGATAtcgaaaataatgataatgaaaataatgcaATGAACTTTAACTATGAAACTAGTGAACCACATGGAGAAGGAGAATATGACTCATACGCTGTAGATAATGATACTAGGAGACGTAATAAAAAGCAAAGGAAAGTGGTGTGCACCGATAGAGAACTTATTTTAGTTAATGTGACAAAAAATATACACGGAAATTATTCATGCCGAGCGAGGAATGCTGCTGGTCTTCTTACTCCGATGTCCGATCAGACACCTCTTATCGTATATTGTAAgcttacttaaattattattctatactcgtacattaaatcatattaatttaaaaaatgttacaatttaatattatataaaaaaaaagttctacattttaaacatctaattaatttttttatgtagtagATACTTGACATCAAATTCTTTATtctaaatttgaacttttatttgatattttatttttttaataaataaatgtttttacactGAATAGTTGCTCCGGGACCAGTGACATTGGAGTTCAGTCCACGACGGGTCATAAAAGGAAGGAACGTAACCTTGAGATGCAATGCTCAATATCTTGGTCGGCCACAACATCCTACTCGTTACTCATGGTTTCGCGATGGACATCCATTTTACCACCAAAATCAAGGATTAATAAACCCTAGCATAAATTCTGGAACCGGAATTAGTATTGGCGCCAACGGAAATAATGGTGGGGGAAATTTCAACCCCGAATGGTTTGTTGATCACGTCTCATTGGAAACTCGTGCCAATTTCACCTGTTCTGCTTACAATGAAGGTGGTGTCACATATTCCGAGCCCGTATATATCGAGGTTTTTGGTaagataactaatatatttattaactcaaATCAGCcaaaagaaaaacattatacattaaatgttttattatttgtagcTCCACCAAATTACATTACTGGGCCTCCACAATACTTAGGAGTAGCTTATAATGCATCACATGTGAATGCATCGTGCACTGTTGAATGTTATCCTCATTGCTCCGTTAACTGGTTACGCCGTGGTGTCCTCATCGATCCAATAAACAACCCTATGGACAAAGAAAGGTATAAAAgtcttacattttattatttatgtatggttaaaaaaaatagttttgtttaaatattctgTGGTTACATACGATTTAAATCTTTATGTctctttaaataaaacttagctgagaacaatttatatatttttttaaattggacgACTATTATCACAGATATTCAATACTGACGGAATATTTACCCGCGGAACGATTGAAAAATGATTTCGAAGCGGTGCGCAGCACGTTGATATGGCGCATGGACAACTGGCCAGGTGGTCGTGGCTTAGATCCAATAACAGATTCGACGGAATACAGTTGCCGGAGCAGTGGAAATGAAGTTGGTCCACCTGTGTCAGAATCGATAATGAATTTCTCTGTTGAATGTAAGTTGGGCTTTTAAAGTGGCACgcatattgataaattatcattaatctcCGTCCTTATATTTTAGATCCTCCTGGTAACATGACTGTCTCCAAAACAGTCGTGCATGTCAGTGAAGGTAACATACCGGAAAAAGTGTTTTGCCACGCCGAGGGCCGTCCCCAGCCCACTTTTGAGTGGCGTTATATCGCCAATACGAACAATTGGAACGTGCCAGGAAACTCGTCTCAGTCAACCCAATCATCTTCGCAGCAAAGGCTTTCTTCTATCGCCAACGCTGGAAACAGCGGTGTCGGTGGAGGCTCCGGAAGCGGTGGTGCCCAAATTAATAACCAACAGTTGGTTTTGAACTCAGCTGTGGGTAGGCAACAAGCTGGCTACTATGCCTGCGTGGCTCGCAACACACACGGAAATGGAACTGCGTACACCTATCTGGACGTTATGTGTAAGTGAAATAACTTAGCATGTCACtactatcaaaataatataataatgagatATAAAATTTCATAAGCGTTAATaaagacaaaatatttaaagaactcAGTCATtgctaaaattgtataacaaataattaataataatgatttaatgttttaatttccatattaaaaatcaataatttattattacaaaattaaaaaaaaaaatcgttaaaaaactATAAGGTGCCTAGTTCTTCCTAATTGCATGTACCACTGATAAGTTGTAGGACGTCTTAAATGTTTTTAGATTGATATCATCTCAAATGTCTAGCGTTGTCGATATTTTACTTCTTAAACTTCTTAACCGGTGATCTCTGTAAACATGTATCTAGTGATATGTTGAAAATTATCCTGAAATCTGCTACAGTTGTTATTacagtacaaaatatatgtacactATTTTCATGATATCGTATTTCAaaaggtatatgtatataataaatttgtcgTTATTCCTATACTAGGTAAGTGCTTATCGTATAATTTCAGATTAGTTTAGATTCATGTAATTTATCCTATTACTAATAGTTTATagtaatgaaaacaataaacaatatttgggatttattgacattttcaattaattaataatttatttgtaataaacaatagtGACTTACCACGTatcttataatgataaaaaaaataaaaaaaattaatattaacgacATGTATCGAATTagaaaattttttgtttataaatttaatattaaaattgttttttagataAACCTAGCTGTCAACTTAGGATGATAACCGTTGACCAATTTAAACAGGAATCATCAGCTAGTTTGACTGATCAATCTTCCGAATTAGAGGAATTTTTGTCTTCATCATCCGGTGAAAAAAGAATACTGGTGTGCACAGCTACTGCAAATCCAAGCCAAGTACAGTATACGTGGACCATAAGAAACTCGGGTCGTCAGAACGATACGTCTACATCTTCGCCATCTGATTCTCCCGCTACTGAGAGGGTCATCACCGTATCAATTGGATCATCAGGCAACAGTGGATCAAACGAAGTGGATAATATGGGAAGTTATAATCGGAGCATACTAATATTACAAGATAGGCTGGAAGTGAGTAACAACGATGACGAAGAAGGAAGGGGTAGCGACAATATATCCAACAACGGTGCATCAGAAGGCGTCAGAACATATGTGTGTACTGTCAACAACACTGTAGGATCGGACCAGTGTAGCATTCAAGTTCAAGGTAATAAATACTTCtcgttataataatgaataacgaagaatattaattaataattaatataacttatcaGGTGCAAAtcttaattataacataaaatatgtatgatatttaaagataaaaataattaacaagtgATGCAATTAACTATcgaactttataatttaaatcgatatataaaaataaaatgctttaaattcatttttataaattacaattaaaatcataaatcacTTTCtagaaatgttataaaatatttctatttatttaaaaataaaccatatattatttattgattcaatttttattcacatttaaattattttataataatacatgttgaggtttaaaaatatagaattataatacatcatttgATATTTACAATAATCTCGTAAGtagattaaataacaaaaataaagtcTCAGTAAAATATCAGAAGTTTCAGTTATTGAAAagtttatagattattaaaggTATTGTTAAAGTATTAAAGATATGGTCTTAATTAGCAAGACGGATACAACAATAGAGGAAGAGTTACGTAGATAATTAGACGAGGAAAGTGGAATGAAGAAGTGAGGAATGTGTTCCGTATGACGATgtgaaacttttaaatttatttatgaatacagGGGAGGAAAATCAATCGAGTTAGACaaaagttttgtaaaaaataatattattcgcaaTGTGTCTTCGATTAGTAGTACgggataaatttaaaactttatgaataggtttattataatcaaGCGGAGAAAGACAAGGGACCTGTcacctaaataaaataagcaACAAATTATAAGAACTTATATATTGATTCCTATAATCCATTAaagtatatagataatttatgaaTCCATACTCTAGTTCATCTCTAGTTTTTATAATAGGATGGACTAAAAtctcataaatatgtaattttggaCACACATTTGggaaaaaatgtaaatctaGGTTTCGGATAGAATTAGCAGAAATAATTAGAATATCAAATGGTATAATCGACAGCAATTTGACGAatgatactttaatatatttagagATATTAAGCGACTGTCTCAGGGATTCGCCGCAAAGTACTAATCAACCTAGGTGGCAAGGTCTAATCTCAGAAGACGAGCATCAtttgtactataaatatttacgcGTGAAAAATTCCACGCATTTCAtcgattttaatgtattaaacaaaatattatattatgcacctgaaagttaaaatgttgattgatatattattatttatttatagtaaaattataatttatttatatttttattagctgtCAGTGAAAGTAAGTGTCTATATCTCTTAAACTATTATAGTACATTGATAGTAGAATAAAcgtattaatcatttataatgtagtatattatactttaattatttttacatttttacgtaGTATTATTGTTAACATCGTAAATGtagatacaattaatttacttgTATGCATATCTGTACTAGGTGACGCTCCCTGGTGGAAACAGTTTTTGGCAACCATAGGTTTGGGTGGATTGCCAGTGATGGTCGTCTTGGTGGCCTTGGTTGTGATTTTGCTACTTATCGTCATCATCGTAATTGTTATCCTGTTGCTGTTCGTTTGTAAGAACCGTTACATTAAACCGGGCAATGGAGTGTCGGGAGGACGTCAAAAATGTAAGTCTTTTATGTTCAATAAAACGTGTACAATGACGTACAAAACGTTAttacaacattattaaaatgtgataAACCGGTAACGAAATACTTTGAGAACGGCATGTGAACATATCAAAAAAGTATACCGACTAATAATACATACTGTGTGGATGTAGTGatgttataatcattatatagtgttagtaatattttaatagtgcgCAATGTTCTGTctgtataattttacatagtagacttatatatgtatttgtattttatcgttttagtAGATACAGCTTTTATTGTGTGTtccgtttttgtttttaatatttagatgttaaacaaaaataccCTACATTGACGGCGTATAGGGTACCAGTCGTTTGGCGCCGGCACCGAGGCCGTGGCTTGCTATTAAACATATCGAAAGTGCGACAAAAGTGAGTATTGTATGGTTACGAGCACTGACGTTAACCACTATTATTATTGGTACGCGCGCTAGCACTCAAATGCACTTTCTCATAGTTATTGTTTTTCCTGTTTCGGGACGTATATGATTACGGtgatggtggtgatggtggttgtagatatatatatatatttataattctgtacacattttttcttgcgtttttttttttaatgtttttcccTACGGtggctatttttttttcgctctTCTTGTTTACCGCTGAAACTTATGTGCTTGGAGACAtcgttatactatatacatttacattatacaatattctacTATCGCAAACACGCTACAATCAGCTATACTGGTTTTCTTAAACAACGCTAAAAGATATAAGATAACACAACCATGTCGAGCGGTCTTGTAACGATTACTATTGTAGTCCCGAAGGAAGTGCCACGTCGTCGATTTCCGGTGCCAACCCCGTGACTGCACAGCAGTGTACAGACCAGCCGGCGAATGTCTCGGGCAACCCTAAGCCCCCGCCAGGATACGACGACGACCATTCGCAATCGTTTTCCAGCCAGCGGACAACATCGGCCGCGAGCGTCGTCGGCAAGTGGCCGCTCAAGCCGGGCGTGTTAGTGCATTCGAAGCAGCAGCTGCTCAAGTTGCAGTCGGCCACTGCCCACGGCCAACCGGCGACGGCCGACACCGGGGACGGTGGCGGCGGGCCCGCCGACAAAATCGTTGCCGACGGAAGCGGCGAAAAGCAAAAGTCGAAAAAAAACCACACCGGTAAAGGAAAAGCGCCGGCGGCCGAGTGCATGATGTTGGCCAACGAGACGCAGTCGGCGCGCGCGGCTCGCATACGACGCATGATGATCGggtctaataataatttggtgCCAAAAAAACCGTCACCCACGTCACCTCCACCCGCGCCTCCTGTCCGACAGAGCTCGGATACCGGCGCGGGAAGATATCCTTCTGCGACAGGTAGAAAAACGACTGCGTGTATGATAACACGGAGGGTTTAAAATCGTATtagaaatatcaataatattataatgtattgcaCCGCAAAATCGGTAACGATAGACAGCCGACCTGTCTTTAAAGGAATCGGTTTTCGTAAAAATACgagtaatatataggtattaattacaaaatagtaGGATACCTCAATACAacgatatgtataattttatccgAGAGGCATATAATGACGCGAGTTCAATTTTCATAAGAAACGAG encodes the following:
- the LOC132924417 gene encoding uncharacterized protein LOC132924417 isoform X1 codes for the protein MIWSMKSSDSGGEGGEEDSGGGGGSTKAVKWRQRGHQVSTTSLSTSSGCRWMTMTMFVFFFITSTAAVLSNSTFKGEQQSDINARIGQSAFLPCELEPNNVTTGFEITTQCGIVHSVKWYRGANRIFLYSGGPRTTQPHREGYTDRYDRSYWSTEPNSTLGFLVMDNITALDEGVYKCEITYTKVHEGCNIVQFINLTTYTDPESISVGTLIEPSDLSAHNYIDPSSDFYDDKNSDPKFGIMKKLTSGAIVGPVDEGNKIRLVCRAGRARPVPQVTWWQHSRGPIYDSDLVDYQYRKVDSDMSDDVFSYSGLWVAQSVLTVVGKRGANGRYECRVKTATDSSPILTSNVEVTVNVSPYSVEMSTSSSGATVTTVSKVDDRSKSQNSENDRNSGEVVYAETTEGQPLVIRCAARGARPQANVTWYYYYKDQENDDDNDYGSGIRNEQNVHAPTVQSSKHGAPVMLGNSQQNGGSTARSPSDYLISEQRRMEGGAEIIGPVEIAQHTEYQADGTRDTHSQLSMSQLHRQQDGSILRCDAFNNVGSSPNQPLTVNMTIRVKYVPTAWVVPITDGENSGAIVEDEIKNDIGQQRKGGVDNSNNINPIIIDASKDTYDGSHYQSILYTVVVNETKELRLHCAYHANPDKLRTPVKWYRDGIELQLVDEEEPASSSHGTSASSYAATPATGTGTLSGSSNGANNRFRTNPMGNTAKYARVKGLANGNGGIHGDGNGEDATVLVVRKLTRFDSGRYECRVRNSVGAANSTNFANVRVQYTPKVKLHVILDDSLDDNQTSSTASSNINNNMVGSNPVVLESEHRNVTLRCAVQLEEDQQNIEDTNSDPSLNLTSVHWYWNGVQMQLPNCTRAPDSSDIFVDEEDGDNDFDIENNDNENNAMNFNYETSEPHGEGEYDSYAVDNDTRRRNKKQRKVVCTDRELILVNVTKNIHGNYSCRARNAAGLLTPMSDQTPLIVYFAPGPVTLEFSPRRVIKGRNVTLRCNAQYLGRPQHPTRYSWFRDGHPFYHQNQGLINPSINSGTGISIGANGNNGGGNFNPEWFVDHVSLETRANFTCSAYNEGGVTYSEPVYIEVFAPPNYITGPPQYLGVAYNASHVNASCTVECYPHCSVNWLRRGVLIDPINNPMDKERYSILTEYLPAERLKNDFEAVRSTLIWRMDNWPGGRGLDPITDSTEYSCRSSGNEVGPPVSESIMNFSVEYPPGNMTVSKTVVHVSEGNIPEKVFCHAEGRPQPTFEWRYIANTNNWNVPGNSSQSTQSSSQQRLSSIANAGNSGVGGGSGSGGAQINNQQLVLNSAVGRQQAGYYACVARNTHGNGTAYTYLDVMYKPSCQLRMITVDQFKQESSASLTDQSSELEEFLSSSSGEKRILVCTATANPSQVQYTWTIRNSGRQNDTSTSSPSDSPATERVITVSIGSSGNSGSNEVDNMGSYNRSILILQDRLEVSNNDDEEGRGSDNISNNGASEGVRTYVCTVNNTVGSDQCSIQVQAVSESDAPWWKQFLATIGLGGLPVMVVLVALVVILLLIVIIVIVILLLFVCKNRYIKPGNGVSGGRQKYVKQKYPTLTAYRVPVVWRRHRGRGLLLNISKVRQNPEGSATSSISGANPVTAQQCTDQPANVSGNPKPPPGYDDDHSQSFSSQRTTSAASVVGKWPLKPGVLVHSKQQLLKLQSATAHGQPATADTGDGGGGPADKIVADGSGEKQKSKKNHTGKGKAPAAECMMLANETQSARAARIRRMMIGSNNNLVPKKPSPTSPPPAPPVRQSSDTGAGRYPSATDSRGGAGQQQDNESNLGATGDSKAAFYENLPFHGMRPPPNQSSTLQPHAALSNAGNGNTAAGHANYKPPQPLPPADASLSPLSSLIHRSPNGGYVSLLRRSAVPESDAVARRPTAAVRFNSLQRPDRGSTTAWQRRDRQFRSMRTVGTGSGSDGPTAEDDRRGRQDDNNNDSGKASGGGGGGDETKASAATVDRGDGRKDAFSASTFPKPAPRTRVPSASVAPPSLSRRDTYENLQQLLNGSDGSVIGTNKLTGVGIGARSLDEFYRMQIQQQHQLLYHRVTADDAAATALTAGYSTVGGGVVHHRQQQQQQQQHQQQQHQPQSIEMTQFEMTAGSGREDVYQKSQKHNAVGRYMGDNDDDRGDGIGGDGDKICKSMNAGGGTMGRRRRGNQQQVLDGGGPLSDHYYNGGSIGGSSQHLQQQYHHHQHQQQQHGNRRRSNAAATADGSLVQPAATSNYNTVSGVGYYAADVYASMGARQQQSKRQSQQQQRPYCGVGGAASAGNVSDEQSSLTAKRSWRRQQNRRRRAGVGGGVVAVEPDDDADQPQPAVASDYAADAEADDPPSPQPLAGDRYRTVAAAVADLDLHHHRPRQKSDARNNLPAGGVLAAADQQPNGGGANKNVVKFHDVGREIDV